In a genomic window of Nodosilinea sp. E11:
- a CDS encoding ZIP family metal transporter has product MNPLASGFLASLFAGLSTALGALPVLLPFEPSERTQGILLGIGGGMMLAATSFSLILPGTDAAIALGYSGPIAALVMVAGVLLGGAFLWAAHNLFPHEHFFKGQEGPEAQNIKRIWLFVMAIALHNFPEGLAVGVGFGGGEQAGAIALAIGIALQNIPEGFVVAIALRDLGYAPRYAFTVSSLTGLIEPIGGLAGAAVVTMAQAALPWAMGFAAGAMLFVIVDEIIPDIDQKAFGQRGTVGLMGGFVVMMFLDIALG; this is encoded by the coding sequence ATGAACCCTCTAGCCTCTGGATTTCTCGCGAGTCTCTTTGCTGGCTTGAGTACAGCCCTTGGCGCATTACCGGTACTGCTGCCCTTTGAGCCCTCAGAACGCACCCAGGGCATTTTGTTGGGCATTGGCGGCGGCATGATGTTGGCGGCCACCTCCTTTTCGCTGATCTTGCCCGGTACCGATGCGGCGATCGCCCTGGGATATTCTGGCCCGATCGCCGCGCTGGTGATGGTCGCGGGGGTTTTGCTCGGCGGTGCGTTTCTGTGGGCGGCCCACAACCTGTTTCCCCACGAGCACTTTTTCAAGGGGCAAGAGGGGCCAGAGGCCCAAAACATTAAGCGCATCTGGCTCTTTGTCATGGCGATCGCCCTGCACAACTTCCCTGAAGGACTGGCCGTCGGCGTGGGCTTTGGCGGCGGCGAACAGGCCGGGGCGATCGCCCTAGCCATCGGCATTGCCCTACAAAACATTCCCGAGGGGTTTGTGGTGGCGATCGCCCTGCGCGACCTGGGCTACGCCCCCCGCTATGCCTTCACCGTATCGTCGCTCACCGGCCTGATTGAACCGATTGGCGGACTGGCAGGGGCCGCTGTGGTCACCATGGCCCAAGCCGCCCTGCCCTGGGCCATGGGCTTTGCCGCCGGAGCCATGCTGTTTGTGATTGTCGATGAAATTATTCCCGACATTGACCAAAAGGCCTTTGGCCAGCGCGGCACCGTCGGCCTGATGGGCGGCTTCGTCGTCATGATG